One genomic region from Conexibacter woesei DSM 14684 encodes:
- a CDS encoding SCP2 sterol-binding domain-containing protein, translated as MGSSSFRSPQEFREVIDQIFGLMDGDEMGPQLRDADVPQRFEFEDLDLVVNVRAARPDEDGRYIVWEWTDDVDWEPKVRMEMSSETANKYFQGKENIAMAIARRRIKTGGDIKAALALIPVVKPVYARYVDLVEREYPHLKV; from the coding sequence ATGGGCAGCAGCAGCTTCAGATCGCCGCAGGAGTTCCGCGAGGTGATCGACCAGATCTTCGGTCTGATGGACGGGGACGAGATGGGCCCGCAGCTGCGCGACGCCGACGTGCCGCAGCGCTTCGAGTTCGAGGATCTCGACCTCGTCGTCAACGTGCGCGCGGCGAGACCCGACGAGGACGGGCGCTACATCGTGTGGGAGTGGACCGACGACGTCGACTGGGAGCCGAAGGTCCGGATGGAGATGTCCTCCGAGACGGCCAACAAGTACTTCCAGGGCAAGGAGAACATCGCGATGGCGATCGCGCGGCGCCGGATCAAGACCGGCGGCGACATCAAGGCCGCGCTCGCGCTGATCCCGGTCGTCAAGCCCGTCTACGCGCGCTACGTCGACCTCGTCGAGCGCGAGTATCCGCACCTGAAGGTCTGA